The genomic window TCGGTGGGCTGCTATAGTTGCAATAGGGGGGTGTAGTCGCATCAAGCGAGCGATGGTCTTCTGAGTGCCGTGCTTGTATGGATGTGATGAGAGGAGCGTTTGTATGGTCTTTGAGAATAATGTCGAGGTGCAGTTTGTGGGGGATATCGCACGCCTCATCGTTAAAGGTGGTTTAACATTCCACCACTCTGAACAGTTGCAGAAGTTGGCCAAGTCGTTTACGTCACAACGAAGGGTAGAGGTGGATCTGTCAGCTATTGATCTGTTGGACAGCACCAGTCTTGGTCTACTGTTGGTTTTTAAAAAGAGTCTTCCGAATCCTCAGATTTCCGTAAAATTGGTTGGTCTGAGTAATGAACTGAAACGAATGTTAAAGATTGCTGCATTCCAACAATTTTTTGAGTGGGAATAATCAATGCCAAATCTAGTTGACCTGCCTGAGAAGTATCGGTTGGGGCAGTTGGATATCGATGTGCAACATTCCGTGTTGTTCTCTTTGATCAATATCACGACAAATCAGCTGGATTCTGGGGGGTTGCAGTGTGAGTTGGTCGTCGAGTCGTTCAAAGAGTATGCACAGATGCATTTTGAGTATGAAGAGGGACGAATGATCGGCGAGAGCTATCCCGATCATGCCATGCATCTGCAGGAGCATGTTGCCTTTATAAACAAAGCTGCCGGTTTTGAGCAGGAGTTGAAACAGGCCCAAAGTCAAGAGGATCAGCGTGAGTTAGTCATGCATGTGTTGGAGTATCTTCAGGAGTGGCTGGAGCATCACATTGCTGAGATAGACCGCCAACTGTTTGGTTCTGCAAAGCACTATCATCCTCTTGATTATTAAGTTGAAGCTTCCAAATGTTCTGTTGGGAGCTTCATGGCGGTGATGCTGAC from Magnetococcus sp. PR-3 includes these protein-coding regions:
- a CDS encoding STAS domain-containing protein, whose product is MVFENNVEVQFVGDIARLIVKGGLTFHHSEQLQKLAKSFTSQRRVEVDLSAIDLLDSTSLGLLLVFKKSLPNPQISVKLVGLSNELKRMLKIAAFQQFFEWE
- a CDS encoding hemerythrin domain-containing protein, which gives rise to MPNLVDLPEKYRLGQLDIDVQHSVLFSLINITTNQLDSGGLQCELVVESFKEYAQMHFEYEEGRMIGESYPDHAMHLQEHVAFINKAAGFEQELKQAQSQEDQRELVMHVLEYLQEWLEHHIAEIDRQLFGSAKHYHPLDY